The following coding sequences lie in one Fusarium poae strain DAOMC 252244 chromosome 1, whole genome shotgun sequence genomic window:
- a CDS encoding hypothetical protein (TransMembrane:1 (i12-31o)) — translation MSKAIEAQKRRAMVPAIAGLSLLGFGVYYLGRKPAEDFNVTGSNGVIGAGGASKGNVSTSLQETFGTGGSTAGTTTDYETKDTRAVSNMTGIYTKREAGKEEGRQFRNPLVPKGESKKQEDIVGVTGSPGK, via the coding sequence ATGTCGAAAGCAATTGAAGCCCAAAAGCGTCGCGCCATGGTCCCCGCTATTGCCGGACTCTCACTACTCGGCTTCGGCGTCTACTACTTGGGAAGAAAACCAGCAGAGGACTTCAACGTAACTGGATCCAACGGTGTGATTGGAGCCGGAGGTGCAAGCAAAGGAAATGTGAGCACATCTCTGCAAGAGACATTCGGAACGGGTGGTTCAACAGCTGGCACAACAACCGACTATGAGACCAAAGATACGCGCGCAGTAAGCAACATGACGGGTATCTACACCAAGAGGGAAGCTGGCAAAGAGGAGGGAAGGCAATTCCGTAACCCGCTGGTGCCAAAGGGAGAGAGCAAGAAGCAGGAGGATATCGTTGGCGTTACTGGGTCACCTGGAAAATAA